A region from the Prosthecobacter algae genome encodes:
- a CDS encoding DUF1573 domain-containing protein, with the protein MRAFLCLGLLAGLLPMAAVAELALEVPVIELKPKPEDESITTTFVFHNKGTKPVKVLDIESACSCLSASLDKAVYAPGEMGTGKAEFKVSSFVGRHEKTVHVRTDDPAQAEWVIPFVLEVPEVIRIEPKTLQWWLGDETSPKTTRVTMTGSGPMKIKAITSTRENVEFSWKEIEPGRVYEVTLRPKSTGEVMLGALRIETDSTIPKYQRQMAFFSVYRKPESQQP; encoded by the coding sequence ATGAGAGCTTTTTTATGCCTGGGTCTTTTGGCGGGGCTGCTGCCAATGGCGGCGGTGGCGGAGCTGGCGCTGGAAGTGCCGGTGATCGAGCTGAAGCCGAAGCCGGAGGATGAATCCATCACGACGACGTTTGTGTTCCATAACAAGGGGACAAAACCGGTAAAGGTGCTTGATATCGAAAGCGCGTGCAGTTGCCTGAGTGCATCGCTGGACAAGGCGGTGTATGCCCCTGGCGAGATGGGCACGGGAAAGGCCGAGTTTAAGGTGTCGAGCTTCGTCGGCAGGCATGAAAAGACCGTGCATGTGCGCACGGATGATCCGGCGCAGGCGGAGTGGGTGATCCCGTTTGTCCTGGAGGTGCCGGAGGTGATCCGGATCGAGCCGAAGACATTGCAGTGGTGGTTGGGAGATGAGACCTCCCCGAAGACGACGCGGGTGACGATGACAGGCAGCGGACCCATGAAAATCAAGGCCATCACTTCCACGCGGGAGAATGTCGAGTTTAGCTGGAAGGAGATCGAGCCAGGCCGGGTCTATGAGGTGACGCTGCGTCCGAAGTCCACGGGAGAGGTGATGCTGGGGGCGTTAAGGATCGAGACAGACAGCACCATTCCGAAATACCAGCGGCAGATGGCGTTTTTCTCCGTGTATCGGAAACCGGAGTCGCAGCAGCCATGA
- a CDS encoding SGNH/GDSL hydrolase family protein, translating into MAGAALGQTTPDLTAQKAEARALEKRLPVPTLAPKVSFDLSPARQERFQTFLPKTYRKLSQREPLQVLVLGDASALKIHEGKPVETFPGVFAEALAAQFYYTGGVKVGPARGAAEAPTIGLRVLARPGGSVLDAASILQSTARQAPVDVVMICYGQGDAGMQPPAFARAVNAALAGAKQLGAEVILCSPWLPVAAQSESVLGLTRPLADALKEAAQELGVLYADLGDLSRLLTIPAPETQDEAQVFERVESAYREFFRLEEDGGFTPKVGLHQALGRLIYKDLLDAPPSLPWQTTGAKVRPEGGDGLTLTYSLKNSGTKAMEITALPLIASGWKPVEAKAKVKVEPGAAPVMTVRYVAENGVPPLQEAVLRLPLLICSGTYTHVETLRASVEPVGIVWGLETQFNQETGFLASCQVVNPGKTLIKGDWQAEFAGQKLTGTLDLPSEGTQPLNLRFDLPKESPAVNRVPLKLTLNVAGQTLTATRQVTLTRNLGLDQAIPLTATPGTKSPAPVTLTAKANAKALTLTFDLPGDGALQDAPDGSGPSWQVEMNLDARSYGKRLEQGSTATVRATGMAVDGAGKVHPVAEWAFGTGYAANFAPKEFQAGLSTGSEGRQITLTVPRSYLYLHEWALDNGNSQMGLGVRLTLQGTEGYVTYHLPLTAKAVNDVEALVVLELTAKPTARATVDVE; encoded by the coding sequence ATGGCCGGGGCTGCCCTGGGCCAGACGACGCCGGACCTGACGGCGCAGAAGGCGGAAGCACGTGCGCTGGAGAAGCGGCTGCCTGTGCCGACGCTGGCCCCCAAAGTGAGCTTTGATCTGAGCCCGGCGCGGCAGGAGCGGTTCCAGACCTTCTTGCCCAAAACCTACCGGAAGCTCTCCCAAAGGGAGCCGTTGCAGGTGCTGGTGCTGGGCGATGCCAGCGCGCTGAAAATCCATGAGGGAAAACCGGTGGAGACCTTTCCGGGTGTATTCGCCGAGGCCCTGGCAGCCCAGTTTTACTACACCGGCGGGGTGAAGGTGGGACCTGCGCGGGGGGCCGCCGAAGCGCCGACGATCGGCCTGCGGGTGCTGGCGAGGCCCGGTGGGAGTGTGCTGGATGCGGCGTCGATCCTGCAATCCACAGCCAGACAGGCCCCGGTGGATGTGGTGATGATCTGCTATGGCCAGGGAGATGCGGGCATGCAGCCACCCGCCTTTGCCAGGGCGGTGAATGCAGCGCTGGCGGGGGCGAAACAACTGGGGGCAGAGGTGATTTTATGCAGTCCGTGGCTGCCCGTGGCGGCGCAGTCTGAAAGCGTGCTGGGGCTGACCCGCCCTCTGGCGGATGCGTTGAAAGAGGCCGCACAGGAGCTGGGTGTGCTTTATGCAGACCTGGGGGATCTGTCCCGCCTGCTGACGATTCCCGCACCGGAAACGCAGGATGAGGCGCAGGTGTTTGAGCGGGTGGAGAGTGCTTACCGGGAGTTTTTTCGCCTGGAGGAAGACGGAGGTTTCACCCCGAAGGTGGGTCTGCACCAGGCCCTCGGGCGGCTCATCTACAAAGATCTGCTGGATGCCCCGCCGAGCCTGCCCTGGCAAACCACAGGGGCCAAGGTGAGGCCTGAAGGAGGCGATGGCCTGACGCTGACCTACTCGCTGAAAAATTCAGGAACGAAGGCGATGGAAATCACGGCCCTGCCGCTGATCGCCAGCGGCTGGAAACCCGTGGAAGCGAAAGCGAAGGTGAAGGTGGAGCCTGGAGCCGCCCCAGTGATGACCGTGCGCTATGTGGCCGAAAACGGAGTGCCACCGCTGCAAGAAGCCGTGCTGCGGCTGCCTTTGCTGATCTGCAGCGGCACCTATACCCACGTGGAAACCCTGCGTGCCAGCGTGGAGCCAGTGGGGATCGTGTGGGGACTGGAGACGCAGTTTAACCAGGAGACAGGATTCCTGGCCAGCTGCCAGGTGGTGAATCCGGGCAAGACCTTGATCAAGGGCGACTGGCAGGCGGAATTCGCCGGGCAGAAGCTGACCGGCACCCTGGATCTACCCTCCGAGGGGACCCAGCCCCTGAACCTGCGATTTGACCTGCCCAAGGAAAGCCCGGCGGTGAACCGGGTGCCCCTCAAGCTGACCCTGAATGTCGCAGGACAGACACTGACGGCGACCCGGCAGGTGACCCTGACCCGCAACCTGGGCCTGGACCAGGCGATACCACTGACGGCCACGCCCGGAACCAAATCCCCTGCCCCCGTGACGTTGACAGCAAAGGCCAATGCCAAGGCGCTGACGCTGACCTTCGACCTGCCTGGAGACGGAGCCCTGCAGGATGCGCCTGACGGCAGCGGCCCCTCCTGGCAGGTGGAGATGAATCTGGATGCGCGCAGCTATGGCAAGCGGCTGGAACAAGGCAGCACGGCAACCGTGCGGGCCACCGGCATGGCGGTGGATGGAGCCGGGAAGGTTCATCCAGTGGCAGAGTGGGCCTTTGGCACGGGCTATGCAGCCAACTTTGCCCCCAAGGAATTTCAAGCTGGGCTGAGCACTGGCAGTGAAGGACGGCAGATCACGCTGACGGTGCCACGCAGCTATCTGTATCTACACGAGTGGGCGCTAGACAATGGCAACAGCCAGATGGGCCTGGGCGTGCGGCTGACGCTGCAAGGGACCGAGGGCTATGTGACCTACCACCTGCCACTGACCGCCAAGGCGGTGAATGATGTGGAGGCCCTGGTGGTGCTGGAACTGACAGCAAAACCCACGGCGCGGGCGACGGTGGATGTGGAGTGA
- the argA gene encoding amino-acid N-acetyltransferase, protein MAETDPTKPAPRFEDLRGILRYVPQFRQRVFVIAIDGALMHQPGFASLLQDVAVLQSLNIEVVLIFGARAQLRYLANLRGVELSSDDGMGRTDPATLEVAVDAITRQTSALMADLTALEMPVAVSNALAVHPAGVINGIDQEFTGRIERVDTETLSALLKADIIPVLPPLGYDSRGTTLRLNSDAVAVEVAIALRAAKVIFVSEAGLTAPDGTRLAQISVAGAREIYRMKDPRHDVNLLSKLRYAALACQEGVPRVHIVDGSQDEALLSELFSNEGVGTMIHADDYQQIRKAYAQDVPALLSLMQQSMDDAALVPRTREEILAKIQDFFVLEVDENPIGSVAVHSYDEGGKRIGELACLFVRRSHKNRGHGQKLVAYAEEIARQRGCDVLVALSTQAFRFFEEKMGFEVTTPDSLPAPRREKYDISGRNSKVLMKPLK, encoded by the coding sequence GTGGCAGAGACCGACCCAACCAAACCCGCCCCGCGCTTTGAAGATTTGCGCGGCATCCTCCGTTATGTGCCGCAATTCCGGCAGCGTGTGTTTGTCATCGCCATTGACGGGGCGCTAATGCACCAGCCCGGGTTTGCCAGCCTGCTGCAAGACGTGGCCGTGCTGCAGTCTCTGAACATCGAGGTGGTACTCATTTTCGGTGCCCGGGCGCAGTTGCGCTACCTGGCGAATCTACGCGGTGTGGAGCTGAGCAGCGACGACGGCATGGGCCGTACAGATCCGGCGACCCTCGAGGTGGCCGTGGATGCAATCACGCGCCAAACGAGCGCCCTGATGGCGGACCTGACCGCACTGGAGATGCCTGTGGCAGTCTCCAACGCCCTGGCTGTACACCCCGCCGGCGTGATCAATGGCATTGACCAGGAATTCACGGGCCGGATCGAACGCGTGGACACGGAAACACTGAGTGCGCTGCTGAAGGCGGACATCATTCCTGTCTTGCCGCCTCTGGGTTATGACAGCCGTGGGACAACGCTGCGTCTGAATTCCGACGCCGTGGCCGTGGAGGTAGCGATCGCACTGCGGGCTGCCAAAGTGATTTTCGTCTCCGAAGCGGGCCTCACCGCTCCCGATGGCACCCGACTGGCCCAGATTTCCGTAGCCGGTGCACGGGAAATCTACCGGATGAAGGATCCCCGTCATGATGTGAACCTGCTGTCCAAGCTACGCTACGCGGCCCTGGCCTGCCAGGAGGGCGTGCCGCGCGTACACATCGTGGATGGCAGCCAGGATGAAGCGCTGCTGTCAGAGCTTTTCAGCAACGAAGGCGTGGGCACCATGATCCATGCCGATGACTATCAGCAGATCCGCAAGGCCTATGCCCAGGATGTACCAGCCCTGCTGTCCCTCATGCAGCAGTCCATGGACGATGCCGCGCTGGTGCCACGGACACGGGAGGAGATCCTGGCAAAAATTCAGGACTTCTTTGTACTGGAGGTGGATGAAAACCCCATCGGCTCCGTCGCCGTCCACAGCTACGATGAAGGCGGCAAGAGAATCGGCGAACTTGCCTGCCTGTTTGTTCGGCGCAGCCACAAAAACCGGGGCCATGGCCAGAAATTGGTGGCCTACGCGGAGGAGATCGCCCGCCAGCGCGGCTGCGATGTTTTGGTGGCGCTGAGCACCCAGGCCTTCCGGTTCTTTGAAGAAAAGATGGGCTTTGAAGTCACCACGCCAGATTCACTCCCGGCTCCACGCCGCGAGAAGTATGACATCAGCGGCCGGAATTCGAAGGTGCTGATGAAGCCCCTGAAGTGA
- a CDS encoding glycine cleavage system protein H has protein sequence MSLPTVRFKHARFSARFPEAYRYSRSHYWMAPVEGDPGLWRVGFTKFATRMLGELVDCEWPTKEGDPVEPGKNIGWVEGFKAASDVYAVMQGQFAGGNPYLKQDACVVRTDPYEVGWLYAVRGEPEPDHLDVHGYIEYLSGIIQRMAEEGHGEEGAPED, from the coding sequence ATGTCCCTCCCGACCGTCCGTTTTAAACACGCCCGATTTTCCGCCCGTTTTCCTGAGGCCTATCGTTACTCCCGTTCCCATTACTGGATGGCCCCAGTGGAGGGTGACCCGGGTCTCTGGCGAGTCGGCTTCACCAAGTTCGCCACACGCATGCTGGGCGAGCTGGTGGACTGCGAGTGGCCGACCAAGGAAGGGGACCCTGTGGAGCCAGGTAAAAACATCGGCTGGGTGGAAGGATTCAAAGCCGCCTCGGATGTGTATGCGGTCATGCAGGGCCAGTTTGCCGGAGGCAATCCCTACCTCAAGCAGGACGCCTGCGTGGTCCGCACGGATCCCTATGAGGTCGGCTGGCTCTACGCCGTCCGCGGCGAACCTGAGCCGGACCACCTGGACGTCCATGGCTACATCGAGTACCTTTCGGGCATCATTCAGCGCATGGCCGAAGAAGGCCACGGCGAGGAAGGTGCCCCCGAGGACTGA
- a CDS encoding PQQ-binding-like beta-propeller repeat protein, with the protein MKATPFLPSLLFIASATTAAFAADWPVWRGPARDGISAEKDWQLKADPKVLWEAEVGLGFSSFVVSQERVLTTGHADEQDTLFCLDAKTGKQLWKHSYPADLGDKYYEGGTSATPTFDDGKVYHLSRWGDLFCLDAATGKVLWEKNVQKETEANIPDWGFAGAPLVQDELLILNVGKAGMAVEKATGKTVWKSEVDNAGYSTPYPITQNGKKLAVIGSGDSYIAVDVKTGAQLWSFKWNTRYGVNAADPILAGDTLFISTGYNKGCALLKLGAGEPEKVWENKALKNMFNSSIVLEGHVYGIDGDHNSRCAMKCVRLSDGQEMWAEKDVGFASLTASADGRLLVLTSKGELIEVKASPEKYTENSRAQILNGKCWSTPVLADGQLYARNSEGHVVCLALGK; encoded by the coding sequence ATGAAGGCCACCCCATTCCTCCCCAGCCTCCTTTTCATTGCCAGCGCCACCACTGCTGCCTTTGCGGCCGATTGGCCAGTTTGGCGAGGCCCTGCCCGCGATGGCATTTCTGCCGAAAAGGACTGGCAGTTGAAGGCCGACCCCAAGGTTCTCTGGGAGGCCGAAGTCGGCCTGGGTTTCTCCTCCTTTGTCGTGTCTCAGGAGCGTGTGCTCACCACCGGTCACGCGGATGAACAGGATACACTCTTTTGCCTGGATGCCAAGACTGGCAAGCAACTCTGGAAGCACAGCTATCCCGCAGATCTGGGCGACAAATATTATGAAGGCGGCACCTCTGCCACGCCGACTTTCGATGATGGCAAAGTCTATCACCTGAGCCGCTGGGGTGATCTCTTCTGCCTGGATGCCGCCACCGGCAAAGTTCTCTGGGAAAAGAATGTGCAGAAAGAGACGGAGGCCAATATCCCGGACTGGGGTTTTGCAGGTGCACCGTTGGTCCAGGATGAGTTGCTTATCCTGAATGTGGGCAAGGCTGGCATGGCTGTCGAGAAGGCGACGGGCAAGACCGTCTGGAAAAGTGAAGTGGACAATGCCGGTTACTCCACACCCTATCCCATCACCCAAAATGGCAAAAAGCTCGCCGTCATCGGTTCCGGCGATTCCTACATCGCTGTGGATGTGAAGACGGGGGCTCAGCTCTGGTCTTTCAAGTGGAACACGCGTTATGGAGTCAATGCCGCCGACCCCATCCTGGCCGGCGACACTCTTTTCATCTCCACCGGGTATAACAAAGGGTGTGCCCTTTTGAAACTCGGCGCGGGCGAGCCTGAAAAAGTGTGGGAGAACAAGGCTCTCAAGAACATGTTCAATTCCAGCATCGTCCTGGAAGGGCATGTTTACGGCATTGATGGTGACCATAACAGCCGTTGTGCCATGAAGTGTGTGCGCCTCAGCGACGGGCAGGAAATGTGGGCTGAAAAAGACGTCGGTTTTGCCTCGCTCACCGCCAGTGCGGATGGCCGTCTCCTGGTTCTCACCTCCAAGGGCGAACTCATCGAAGTCAAAGCCAGCCCTGAAAAGTACACCGAAAATTCCCGTGCCCAGATCCTCAACGGGAAATGCTGGAGCACTCCAGTTTTGGCCGATGGCCAGCTCTATGCCCGCAATTCCGAAGGGCACGTCGTCTGCCTGGCACTTGGAAAATAA
- the rpsI gene encoding 30S ribosomal protein S9, whose protein sequence is MSKPITNATGRRKTAIARVHILAGSGSITVNGRDFEEYFPTVALQNQILTPLALTNTRQQFDFNVNACGGGITGQVGAVKLGISRALITVNPEHRGILKKAGLLTRDSRAKERKKPGRPGARKRFQFSKR, encoded by the coding sequence ATGAGCAAGCCCATCACCAACGCCACTGGCCGCCGCAAGACCGCCATCGCCCGCGTGCACATCCTGGCCGGTTCCGGTTCAATCACCGTCAACGGTCGCGACTTTGAGGAATATTTCCCAACCGTCGCCCTTCAGAATCAGATTCTGACCCCCCTGGCCCTGACGAACACCCGTCAGCAGTTTGACTTCAACGTGAACGCCTGCGGCGGTGGCATCACCGGCCAGGTTGGCGCAGTGAAGCTCGGCATCTCCCGCGCTCTGATCACCGTGAATCCTGAGCATCGTGGCATTCTCAAGAAGGCTGGTCTTCTGACCCGTGACTCCCGCGCCAAAGAGCGTAAGAAGCCAGGTCGTCCAGGCGCCCGCAAGCGTTTCCAGTTCTCCAAGCGTTAA
- the rplM gene encoding 50S ribosomal protein L13, protein MKTFSAKAEDMNRQWWVIDAKDKVLGQVAVAAANLIRGKTRPTFTPHVDTGDFVVVINADKVRVTGKKETQKIYTSKRGGFIGNQKVETVEKVRQRRPELLVHRAVKGMVPHNRLGNAIITKLKVYAGEEHPHVAQNPKAFSVA, encoded by the coding sequence ATGAAGACATTCTCTGCCAAAGCCGAAGACATGAACCGCCAGTGGTGGGTCATTGATGCCAAGGACAAAGTCCTGGGCCAGGTCGCCGTGGCTGCCGCTAACCTTATTCGCGGCAAGACCCGCCCTACCTTCACCCCCCATGTGGACACGGGTGATTTCGTCGTCGTCATCAATGCAGACAAAGTCCGCGTGACTGGCAAAAAAGAGACTCAGAAGATTTACACCAGCAAGCGTGGTGGTTTCATCGGTAACCAGAAAGTGGAGACTGTCGAAAAAGTCCGTCAGCGCCGCCCTGAGCTTCTCGTTCACCGCGCAGTCAAGGGCATGGTTCCTCACAACCGCCTCGGCAACGCCATCATCACCAAGCTGAAAGTGTACGCTGGTGAAGAGCATCCTCACGTGGCTCAGAACCCGAAGGCTTTCTCGGTCGCCTAA